A region of Amyelois transitella isolate CPQ chromosome 11, ilAmyTran1.1, whole genome shotgun sequence DNA encodes the following proteins:
- the LOC106135118 gene encoding uncharacterized protein LOC106135118, translated as MAAVSAMFRPGGTIDPYGTQRIYDTTDNTRQKKWSSKLKLNTSGSTKSSERSPESSYMYGTIGPGGSALSKSMKYAETWLYGSVRTQTPPIRPSVFSAYPEVSGPVLISTPQKPQPHNYAVILCSCPEYLNGTKKTSSTKVSICKKCKGSRLPLTIADSPRLLVGGTVRGPQVSRDAGILRAGTVRVQSSKSRPSILKPNGEADPYDLMRRSRLAPPHEARIGSQFSTTRSRAKSISPCRIKSKRPSPETLRKSRSKSVSRVNEIWIEEEENTIDSKKSILSCDINPYDLVKAEGNFKSMAEIEFDDDYGDIFQKSLKNCNGRQISKSKSDSNVKAINGQRIRISDEIKSCTVEEVTVYDPVNYDLKKYEHKSKETSPVSLPNIKNENKKSLSLGKTSGKKILNITTANRTKQKSISPKRPPRRIRNVNKTDDDSESDNQRLPEKSFSKRIESSRSYNKYKSQNTDTIKSILKKPRNSNMSDTFTKTETSDDSFESKRINSSQFYLPKPKDKYATQNIYQRKRVQFLVEKEETRVIYTAELNLDQKTITQVTENINVLEAEEDITAQGDVVSNSLIQIDSNDLTELINQEFKPDAGIYEDVQVNNSLETSVDDNNQSVSENIGTIIAEANVNSTPDNDIPKIPVILRRSESERVTSTISVSPPKFLDTMALRPKTKHGHTSQVFLTSNNETEQFETETYLKEKIKKQQNFINEEKEDCSNSLQKYCNDKIESGNLSDSSDITRTILNDLRRGIIESPEPPPRLKSKERSKSKKHNYVKTRFVRNNSMSSTSDEWSDANDYEQKTILRVKQFDSDETDNQKEATSVMKFTQNEPRKTSIQINGNECYSTMNVNNDTPIYLSSVVVNDDFGNTCNTYQTGTTVTISVGTPQKEIKKSKSQIYIGAVLSEGERKEDINTYEEYCNDINKLKTSNSSGDLSTILGNPVEAVRLNLIPHVCGKTDDHYSNQDEQHKSNTNDNNKGDKSNFVTKIFDDPFFGHLAEGLEADLVKRLIENSLIKLQETKHQGSEDNSNEVEKLIECSLKNMKAEMQKSESTNNDNQQINEANTVNGDLNKAEETDSNINQEHEHDDIGSSAPYESMEYETGAMGLFSDLEPMSDCYNASASELSTEDDTNSTRSKFYQMLVDAAMCDIEIANNTDDDHHYESIRLNADPIYEEIGDMPPPLPSNPPPNSLLILDDEKRSGSRSIFEGASKYDILSYLVDAKERGIDDEETYVTSYVNGNDSSTLLDTSKDKSMANAINAHLSSNTSQLSNASDSSEDNSLIINHESLEKSVVCKKTSAEIERNDSGVGSETSKSSRSRLQGKSSPCGTIIDKDTPIHLCEDCDSAVETQITDQGTIYAPLVCRKCAKKRAERKEILTEIVETEEKYGRDLQIILEEFYKPMLVAGLLTQEQLSAIFLNVEELIENNQVLSEKLRDALEIAVEQGDEDLLTVNVGKILLECSGMLTAFQSYCVKQAGAALLLAGLEKEKELLRIFLRVSQMENTVLRRMNLNSFLMVPVQRVTKYPLLLSRLYRATAACATEREDVRAAQRCVESRLEEINSAAAAAAAAARDVPLWRRLAVARRTAHDLHVADIRLRKMAVDVLDWNHDDARFAMEGKLLFTQPNDNNWRKGRTIKLTPINALLVTNGKPTTTHKTNEIRETREARDREAREREGEALFARSGVREAALLLVREKAGRYTLQREPLFLDRCVVAADHEPEHFFEVHEITTKDSYIFKSEENSRTRTWYRQLQYHAQGAGAWRKRRNALANIMINPMLTRN; from the exons ATATATGACACTACAGACAACACGCGCCAGAAAAAATGGTCATCGAAATTAAAACTCAACACATCTGGAAGCACGAAGTCATCCGAAAGGTCTCCGGAGAGTTCATATATGTATGGGACTATAGGGCCTGGTGGATCAGCGCTTtctaaatcaatgaaatatGCTGAGACTTGGCTCTACGGGTCGGTTCGGACCCAAACTCCTCCTATCAGACCCAGCGTCTTTTCTGCTTATCCAGAAGTCTCTGGTCCTGTTCTAATAAGCACTCCACAAAAGCCGCAACCACACAACTATGCTGTTATATTATGTTCCTGTCCTGAGTATCTAAACGGTACCAAGAAAACCAGTTCAACCAAAGTCAGTATATGTAAGAAATGCAAAGGATCTCGTTTGCCATTGACGATTGCTGACAGCCCACGTCTTTTAGTAGGTGGTACAGTTAGAGGACCTCAAGTGAGTCGAGATGCCGGAATACTCAGAGCAGGGACAGTAAGAGTCCAAAGTTCAAAGTCACGACCTTCTATTCTCAAACCAAATGGAGAAGCGGATCCTTACGATTTGATGCGACGAAGCAGACTAGCACCTCCTCATGAAGCTCGAATTGGAAGTCAGTTTTCAACAACACGTTCAAGAGCTAAAAGTATTAGTCCGTGtcgaataaaaagtaaaagaccTAGCCCTGAAACGCTAAGAAAAAGTAGAAGTAAGTCTGTGAGTAGAGTTAATGAAATATGGATTGAAGAGGAAGAGAATACAATTGActcaaaaaaatcaatattatcatGTGACATTAATCCATATGACTTAGTAAAAGCTGAAGGTAATTTTAAGTCAATGGCAGAAATTGAATTTGATGATGATTATGgtgatatttttcaaaagtctttaaaaaattgcaatGGTAGACAAATATCCAAATCAAAATCAGATTCTAATGTCAAAGCTATTAATGGACAACGGATCAGAATTTCTGATGAAATCAAATCATGCACAGTAGAAGAAGTTACAGTTTATGACCCCGTTAATTATGAtctcaaaaaatatgaacacAAATCAAAAGAAACTTCTCCTGTTTCTTtaccaaatattaaaaatgaaaataagaaatCACTTTCGTTAGGTAAGACTtctggtaaaaaaatattaaatataaccaCGGCAAAtcgtacaaaacaaaaaagtatttcGCCTAAACGTCCACCGAGACGAATACGAAATGTCAACAAAACAGATGACGACAGTGAGAGCGATAACCAACGTCTGCCAGAAAAGAGTTTCAGTAAAAGAATTGAAAGTTCGAGAagctataataaatataaaagtcaaAACACAGACACTATCAAATCTATTCTGAAAAAGCCAAGAAACAGTAATATGAGCGATACTTTCACAAAAACAGAAACATCTGATGATTCATTTGAATCCAAAAGAATAAATTCCTCACAATTTTACTTACCTAAGCCTAAGGATAAATATGcgacacaaaatatttatcaacgcaagcgtgtacagtttctaGTTGAGAAAGAAGAAACTAGGGTAATATATACTGCAGAGCTTAACCTGGATCAAAAAACCATAACACAAGTAACTGAAAACATTAATGTATTGGAAGCCGAAGAAGATATCACCGCTCAAGGAGATGTTGTGAGCAACAGTCTTATTCAAATAGATAGTAATGATTTGACGGAGCTTATTAACCAAGAATTTAAACCTGATGCGGGAATTTACGAAGATGTTCAAGTTAACAATTCACTGGAAACATCTGTTGATGACAATAATCAGTCAGTATCCGAAAATATTGGCACAATTATTGCCGAAGCTAATGTAAATAGTACTCCag ataATGACATACCAAAAATACCGGTAATATTGCGTCGTTCTGAATCAGAGCGCGTTACTTCTACTATTTCAGTATCACCACCAAAATTTTTGGATACCATGGCTTTACGACCTAAAACTAAACACGGCCATACAAGTCAAGTCTTTTTAACGTCAAATAATGAAACAGAGCAATTTGAAACAGAGACGTACTTGAAGGAAAAAATTAAGAAGcagcaaaattttattaacgaAGAGAAAGAAGATTGCAGCAATTCGCTGCAAAAGTATTGCAATGATAAAATAGAATCAGGAAATCTAAGTGACAGTAGTGATATAACGAGAACCATTTTAAATGATCTACGTCGAGGTATTATAGAATCTCCTGAACCACCTCCAAGACTAAAGTCCAAGGAACGATCGAAGTCAAAAAAGCACAACTACGTTAAAACACGTTTTGTTCGTAATAACTCCATGAGTTCTACGAGCGACGAATGGTCTGACGCAAATGATTATGAACAAAAGACAATTTTAAGAGTAAAACAATTTGATTCAGATGAAACGGATAATCAAAAAGAGGCAACTAGTGTAATgaaatttacacaaaatgaACCCAGAAAAAcatcaatacaaataaatggAAATGAATGTTATTCTACCATGAATGTGAATAATGATACACCTATTTACTTGTCATCTGTGGTTGTAAATGACGATTTTGGAAATACTTGCAACACCTACCAAACAGGTACCACAGTTACAATTAGTGTAGGCACTCcccaaaaagaaattaaaaaatcgaaaagtCAGATTTATATAGGAGCAGTACTCTCGGAAGGAGAGAGAAAAGAAGACATAAACACATATGAAGAGTATTGTAATgacattaataaattgaaaacaagTAACAGTTCCGGAGATTTGTCGACAATTCTTGGTAATCCTGTTGAAGCGGTGAGACTTAATTTAATACCACATGTATGTGGTAAAACAGATGATCATTATTCTAATCAAGACGAGCAGCACAAATCAAATACAAATGATAACAATAAAGGAGATAAAAGTAACTTTGTCACAAAAATTTTTGATGATCCCTTCTTTGGCCATTTAGCTGAAGGTTTAGAAGCAGATTTGGTTAAGAGACTAATTGAAAACTCTTTGATAAAACTTCAAGAAACAAAACATCAAGGATCGGAAGATAACAGTAACGAAGTAGAAAAGCTAATAGAGTGTTCactgaaaaatatgaaagcgGAAATGCAGAAAAGTGAAAGTACGAACAATGATAACCAACAAATAAATGAAGCCAACACGGTAAATGGTGACCTTAACAAAGCGGAAGAAACCGATAGTAATATAAATCAAGAGCATGAGCATGACGACATTGGAAGCTCTGCTCCCTATGAAAGTATGGAGTATGAGACTGGGGCTATGGGATTATTTTCAGACCTCGAACCAATGTCTGACTGTTACAATGCGTCAGCTAGTGAGTTATCTACTGAAGATGACACCAATTCTACACGGTCAAAATTTTATCAGATGTTGGTAGACGCTGCCATGTGTGATATCGAAATAGCGAATAACACCGATGATGATCACCATTATGAATCTATTCGACTTAATGCAGATCCAATTTATGAAGAAATTGGTGATATGCCACCGCCTTTGCCATCCAACCCTCCACCAAATTCCTTACTTATTTTAGATGATGAGAAACGGAGTGGTTCTCGATCAATATTTGAAGGTGCTTCAAAGTATGATATTTTGTCATATTTGGTAGATGCTAAAGAAAGAGGCATTGATGATGAAGAAACGTATGTTACTAGTTATGTCAATGGCAATGATTCCTCTACGTTACTAGACACATCAAAAGATAAGAGTATGGCTAATGCAATTAACGCACATTTGAGCAGCAATACCAGCCAATTATCAAATGCTTCAGATTCTAGTGAAGATAATTCTCTTATTATTAACCACGAATCGTTGGAGAAATCTGtagtttgtaaaaaaacttCTGCTGAGATTGAAAGAAATGATTCAGGTGTAGGTTCAGAAACAAGTAAATCTTCAAGAAGCAGATTGCAGGGGAAAAGTTCACCCTGCGGCACGATTATTGATAAGGACACTCCAATACATCTTTGCGAAGACTGTGATTCAGCTGTTGAAACTCAAATTACAGATCaag gtaCAATATATGCTCCTTTAGTATGTCGAAAATGTGCAAAGAAGAGGGCGGAAAGAAAGGAAATCCTCACAGAAATTGTTGAGACTGAAGAAAAATATGGGCGagatttacaaattattttggaAGAATTTTACAAGCCCATGTTGGTAGCTGGACTTTTGACACAAGAACAACTAagtgcaatatttttaaatgtagagGAATTGATTGAAAATAATCAAGTTTTATCTGAAAAGTTACGTGACGCCCTTGAAATTGCTGTCGAACAAGGAGATGAG GATCTTTTAACTGTAAATGTTGGTAAGATCCTTCTGGAGTGCTCAGGCATGCTCACAGCATTCCAGTCGTACTGCGTCAAACAAGCGGGCGCAGCTCTCCTGCTTGCGGGCCTTGAGAAGGAGAAGGAACTGCTGAGGATATTCTTACGCGTCTCGCAGATGGAAAACACCGTCTTGAGGCGGATGAATCTTAACTCATTTCTCATG GTGCCAGTACAACGCGTGACAAAATATCCCCTCCTTCTCTCGCGATTATATCGAGCTACAGCGGCTTGCGCGACTGAACGCGAAGATGTTCGAGCAGCGCAACGCTGTGTAGAATCAAGACTTGAAGAGATCAATTCTGCGGCTGCAGCAGCGGCTGCTGCGGCAAGAGACGTGCCACTGTGGCGCCGCTTGGCAGTCGCTAGAAGAACTGCTCATGATTTACATGTCGCTGATATAAGGCTGAGAAAGATGGCCGTCGACGTTCTAGATTGGAATCATGATGATGCCAg GTTCGCAATGGAAGGCAAGCTGCTGTTCACCCAGCCAAACGACAATAACTGGAGGAAAGGGCGTACGATTAAGCTGACTCCTATCAACGCCCTTTTGGTAACTAATGGAAAG CCAACGACTACCCACAAAACGAACGAGATACGCGAAACGCGCGAAGCGAGAGACCGCGAAGCGAGGGAAAGAGAAGGGGAAGCGTTATTCGCACGGAGCGGAGTGAGAGAGGCTGCACTTCTACTTGTGCGGGAGAAGGCGGGAAGATACACTTTGCAGAGGGAGCCACTGTTCCTCGATAGATGCGTGGTGGCAGCTGACCACGAACCGGAGCATTTCTTCGAAGTTCACGAGATTACTACGAAggattcttatatttttaag tcGGAAGAAAACTCTCGAACAAGAACATGGTACCGTCAGCTGCAGTATCACGCACAGGGCGCAGGCGCATGGCGGAAACGACGGAACGCTCTAGCGAATATCATGATAAATCCTATGTTAAcgagaaattaa